Proteins co-encoded in one Brassica oleracea var. oleracea cultivar TO1000 chromosome C4, BOL, whole genome shotgun sequence genomic window:
- the LOC106336591 gene encoding probable dolichyl-diphosphooligosaccharide--protein glycosyltransferase subunit 3B translates to MAINKKLVSLLFLLAAVSSFASASFSDSDSDSDSDLTNELVSLRSNSESGVIHLDDHGISKFLISSPTPRPYSILVFFDATQLHSKTELRLQELRREFGLVSANFLANNNGSDLNKLFFCEIEFSRSQSSFQRFGVNALPHIRLVSGSTSKLSDESGQMDQSDFARLAESMAEFVEQRTKLTVGPIQRPPFLSKAQISVIVAMIVIATPFVIKRILKGETLLHDRRLWLSGAIFIYFFSVAGTMHNIIRKMPMFLQDRNDPNKLVFFYQGSGMQLGAEGFAVGFLYTVVGLLLAFVTNVLVRVRNLNVQRLVMLVALFVSFWAVKKVVYLDNWKTGYGIHPYWPSSWR, encoded by the coding sequence ATGGCGATCAATAAAAAACTCGTATCTCTTCTCTTCCTCTTAGCAGCCGTATCATCATTCGCATCAGCATCTTTCTCCGACTCCGACTCCGACTCCGATTCAGATCTCACCAACGAACTCGTTTCCCTCAGATCAAACTCCGAATCAGGCGTGATCCATCTCGACGACCATGGAATCTCCAAATTCCTCATCTCCTCTCCCACACCACGACCTTACTCGATCCTCGTCTTCTTCGACGCCACTCAGCTCCACAGCAAAACCGAGCTCCGTCTCCAAGAGCTCCGCCGCGAGTTCGGCCTCGTCTCCGCTAACTTCCTCGCTAACAACAACGGATCCGATCTAAACAAACTTTTCTTCTGCGAGATCGAGTTCTCGCGATCCCAATCTTCCTTCCAGCGGTTCGGCGTTAACGCTCTCCCTCACATCCGTCTTGTAAGCGGTTCAACATCAAAACTAAGCGATGAATCTGGTCAAATGGACCAGTCTGATTTCGCTAGGTTAGCTGAATCCATGGCTGAGTTCGTCGAGCAAAGAACCAAACTAACTGTTGGCCCGATCCAACGGCCGCCGTTTCTCTCCAAGGCGCAGATCAGCGTCATCGTAGCCATGATCGTGATCGCGACTCCGTTTGTCATCAAACGTATTCTGAAAGGAGAGACTCTTCTTCATGATCGTAGGCTTTGGTTATCAGGTGCTATCTTCATCTACTTCTTCAGCGTTGCAGGAACAATGCACAACATCATCAGGAAGATGCCTATGTTTCTTCAGGATCGTAACGACCCGAACAAGCTCGTTTTCTTCTACCAAGGATCTGGGATGCAGCTTGGAGCTGAGGGATTCGCTGTGGGGTTCTTGTACACTGTGGTTGGATTGCTCTTGGCGTTTGTCACTAATGTCCTTGTTCGAGTTAGGAACCTTAATGTTCAGAGATTGGTGATGCTTGTGGCCCTGTTTGTATCCTTCTGGGCTGTGAAGAAAGTGGTTTACTTGGATAATTGGAAGACTGGATATGGGATTCATCCGTATTGGCCATCGAGTTGGCGTTGA
- the LOC106339408 gene encoding chaperone protein dnaJ 50-like: MAPPATVRWCWALIIVLLSLFVQSSTAIYCGEEDCYALLGVAQDANASDIKRSYYKLSLEHHPDKNPDPESKKLFVKIATAYEVLKDNETRAQYDYAIEHPSEVFYNTAQYYRAKYGHKSDPRAVLVGLLVVLSAFQYLNNVARYNEALATVKRTPAYKNRLKALELERTGGVSSKKKGPKQIDQKLQEELSNELDLQIKGAENPSIWDLLGVRFVLLPYTIIKLLVWYSSWVWRYKVKKAPYSLEDASYLTRRSLGVPLDTWTNLDEYKKEDLLQRRLWEKQNLENYYAEMRKESKRRR; encoded by the exons ATGGCGCCGCCGGCTACGGTGCGGTGGTGCTGGGCATTGATTATTGTGTTGCTTTCTCTGTTCGTCCAATCCTCGACGGCCATTTATTGCGGCGAAGAAGATTGCTATGCTCTCCTCGG AGTCGCTCAAGATGCGAACGCATCGGATATTAAGAGATCTTACTATAAGCTTTCTCTCGAACA TCATCCAGATAAGAATCCCGATCCTGAATCCAAGAAGCTCTTTGTCAAAATCGCCACTGCTTACGAGGTCC TTAAAGATAACGAGACTCGGGCACAATATGATTATGCAATTGAGCATCCCAGTGAG GTATTTTACAACACTGCTCAATACTACCGAGCCAAATATGGACATAAGTCG GATCCTCGTGCTGTTCTTGTGGGTCTACTGGTGGTTCTGTCTGCGTTTCAATATCTTAACAACGTAGCAAGGTATAATGAG GCTTTGGCAACAGTTAAGCGAACTCCTGCTTACAAAAACAGGCTCAAGGCCCTAGAACTCGAACGCACTGGTGGAGTGTCTAGCAAGAAGAAGGGTCCAAAGCAGATCGACCA GAAACTACAGGAAGAGCTAAGCAATGAACTCGACCTACAAATTAAAGGAGCTGAAAACCCGTCGATCTGGGATCTTCTCGGTGTTCGATTCGTTCTCCTACCTTACACCATCATCAAG CTTCTAGTATGGTACAGCAGTTGGGTATGGAGATATAAGGTTAAGAAAGCTCCTTATTCATTGGAAGACGCATCTTACCTAACCCGAAGATCACTTGGGGTGCCTCTCGACACATGGACCAATCTCG ATGAATATAAGAAGGAAGATCTGTTGCAGAGAAGGCTATGGGAGAAGCAGAATCTTGAGAACTACTATGCAGAAATGCGTAAAGAATCGAAGCGGAGAAGATAG